One Nocardia sp. BMG111209 DNA segment encodes these proteins:
- a CDS encoding cytochrome P450 yields MSLFDEIDFFTDTTIVDDPYPYFEALRARCPVVREPHHGVLAVTGYDAAVEVYRNHEVFSSCVAPSGPFPGLPFDPEGADIGALIEQHRAAFPLHEHMVTFDQPQHTAHRDLLKALFTPRRLKENEEFVWVQADRMLDEFVEQGKVEFLHTYAQPFAMLVIANLLGVPEEDYTAFRQVLSNTSPPGAIVDEMMVGNPLEFLSTRFTAYLEERRREPRADVLSALASARFPDGSLPEIADLVHLSSFLFAAGQETTARVMTAGLRVLAENPGMQEDLRAAPDRIAGFVEECLRLEAPVKTDFRLAREATTIGGVDVPAGSIVMVLPGAANRDPSRFENPGVFELDRPNAREHISFARGIHTCPGGPLARMESRISFELILHRMRDIRISDAEHGPATARTLHYEPTYVLRGLSALHLEFTPAQ; encoded by the coding sequence GTGAGCCTGTTCGACGAGATCGACTTCTTCACCGACACAACGATTGTCGACGATCCGTACCCCTACTTCGAAGCCCTGCGGGCCCGCTGCCCGGTGGTCCGCGAACCGCATCACGGCGTGCTGGCGGTGACCGGTTACGATGCCGCCGTCGAGGTGTATCGCAACCACGAGGTCTTCTCCAGCTGCGTCGCCCCGAGCGGTCCGTTCCCGGGCCTGCCGTTCGATCCCGAGGGCGCCGATATCGGCGCCCTGATCGAGCAGCACCGCGCCGCCTTCCCGCTGCACGAGCACATGGTCACCTTCGACCAGCCGCAGCACACCGCTCACCGGGACCTGCTGAAGGCGTTGTTCACGCCCCGGCGGTTGAAGGAGAACGAGGAGTTCGTGTGGGTGCAGGCGGACCGCATGCTCGACGAATTCGTCGAGCAGGGCAAGGTCGAATTCCTGCACACCTACGCGCAGCCGTTCGCGATGCTGGTGATCGCCAATCTGCTCGGTGTGCCGGAGGAGGACTACACCGCCTTCCGGCAGGTGTTGTCGAACACCTCACCTCCCGGCGCCATCGTCGACGAGATGATGGTCGGTAATCCGCTGGAGTTCCTGAGCACTCGTTTCACCGCCTACCTCGAGGAGCGGCGGCGGGAACCGCGCGCGGATGTGTTGTCCGCCTTGGCTTCCGCGCGTTTCCCCGACGGTTCGTTGCCGGAGATCGCCGACCTGGTGCACCTGTCGTCCTTCCTGTTCGCCGCGGGTCAGGAGACCACCGCGCGGGTGATGACGGCCGGTCTGCGGGTTCTCGCCGAGAATCCTGGCATGCAGGAGGACCTGCGCGCGGCCCCGGATCGGATCGCCGGCTTCGTCGAGGAATGCCTGCGGCTCGAGGCCCCGGTCAAGACCGATTTCCGGCTCGCCCGTGAGGCCACCACGATCGGCGGGGTGGACGTGCCGGCCGGGAGCATCGTGATGGTGCTGCCCGGTGCGGCCAATCGCGACCCGTCCCGATTCGAGAATCCCGGGGTGTTCGAACTCGATCGGCCCAATGCCCGCGAGCACATCTCCTTCGCCCGCGGCATCCACACCTGTCCGGGAGGGCCGTTGGCGCGCATGGAGTCTCGCATCAGTTTCGAACTGATTCTGCACCGCATGCGCGATATCCGGATCTCGGACGCCGAGCACGGTCCGGCCACCGCCCGCACCCTGCACTACGAACCGACCTACGTGTTGCGCGGACTCAGCGCGCTGCACCTCGAATTCACTCCGGCGCAATGA
- a CDS encoding ABC transporter permease, whose protein sequence is MGATYHPHGTRYVSGTFEAAARGFMRQGHIATFFLHAVTSIPLMMRHYRKEFLRLLSDVTWGNGSIVVGGGTAGVIIVLGGASGAIIGLEGYNALHLLGMEPAVGLIASTAATREVAPIMASLAFAAQAGCRFTAQLGAMRNSEEIDAMESVAIRPIPYLVSTRLAASVLAVIPLYLVCLGVNYGVVQTIVSVSGGLSGGTYQHYFTLVLNGPDIAYSVLKAVVFVAITSTIQCYYGFYAAGGPQGVGVATGRAMRAAISVMIVVNLLLTVAIWGIGASARLGG, encoded by the coding sequence ATGGGCGCGACCTACCATCCACACGGAACCCGTTATGTATCCGGCACTTTCGAGGCAGCCGCGCGCGGCTTCATGCGGCAGGGACACATCGCGACCTTCTTCCTGCACGCGGTCACCTCGATCCCGCTCATGATGCGCCACTACCGCAAGGAATTCCTGCGCCTGCTCTCGGATGTGACCTGGGGCAACGGATCCATCGTCGTCGGTGGCGGCACCGCCGGGGTGATCATCGTGCTCGGCGGTGCCAGCGGCGCGATCATCGGGCTGGAGGGCTACAACGCCCTGCACCTGCTGGGCATGGAACCGGCGGTGGGCCTGATCGCGTCCACCGCCGCGACCCGGGAGGTGGCGCCGATCATGGCGTCGCTGGCCTTCGCCGCGCAGGCCGGCTGCCGGTTCACCGCGCAACTCGGCGCGATGCGCAACTCCGAGGAGATCGACGCGATGGAGTCGGTCGCGATCCGGCCCATCCCCTATCTCGTCAGCACCCGGCTGGCGGCCTCGGTGCTCGCGGTGATCCCGCTGTATCTGGTCTGCCTCGGCGTGAACTACGGTGTCGTGCAAACGATCGTCAGCGTCTCCGGTGGCCTGTCCGGCGGTACCTACCAGCACTACTTCACGCTGGTGCTCAACGGTCCCGACATCGCCTACTCGGTGCTGAAGGCCGTCGTCTTCGTGGCCATCACCTCGACGATCCAGTGCTACTACGGGTTCTATGCCGCAGGCGGACCGCAGGGCGTGGGAGTCGCCACCGGCCGCGCCATGCGTGCCGCCATCTCCGTGATGATCGTGGTGAATCTCCTTCTGACGGTGGCGATCTGGGGAATCGGCGCCAGTGCACGGCTGGGTGGCTGA
- a CDS encoding ABC transporter permease yields the protein MARSAREYLRRHPVAAFETVGGQFVLGVRSTRYLALDLIRGRFPVEEFVRQAAFMASAAMLPTIFVALPIGVTLSIQFGLLAGQVGATSLAGAASGLAVIRQGAPMVAALLMAAAVGSAVCADLGSRRIRDEIDAMEVMGISVVRRLVVPRFAASILVSVSLTGFVCFVGFLGGYLFNVFVQRGAPGSFVATFASFATVGDLVLAVVKAVVYGAIVAVVACEKGLSARGGPAGVANAVNSTVVASVLLLMLVNVAFTQLYLLLFPRAGL from the coding sequence ATGGCACGATCGGCGCGCGAATATCTGCGCCGGCATCCGGTCGCGGCGTTCGAGACCGTCGGCGGCCAGTTCGTACTCGGTGTCCGCAGCACCCGGTACCTGGCGCTGGACCTGATCCGGGGACGTTTTCCGGTGGAGGAGTTCGTCCGGCAGGCGGCGTTCATGGCGTCGGCGGCGATGCTGCCCACCATCTTCGTGGCGCTGCCGATCGGCGTGACCCTGTCCATCCAGTTCGGCCTGCTGGCCGGGCAGGTCGGCGCCACGTCGCTGGCGGGCGCGGCCAGCGGGCTGGCCGTGATCCGCCAGGGCGCACCGATGGTCGCCGCGCTGCTGATGGCCGCGGCCGTCGGCTCGGCGGTGTGCGCCGACCTCGGATCCCGCCGGATCCGCGACGAGATCGATGCCATGGAGGTGATGGGCATCTCGGTCGTGCGCCGCCTGGTGGTGCCCCGCTTCGCGGCGTCGATCCTGGTCAGCGTGTCGCTGACCGGATTCGTCTGCTTCGTCGGATTCCTCGGCGGCTATCTGTTCAACGTCTTCGTGCAGCGCGGCGCCCCGGGCAGTTTCGTCGCCACCTTCGCCTCCTTCGCCACCGTCGGCGATCTGGTGCTCGCGGTCGTCAAGGCGGTCGTGTACGGCGCCATCGTCGCGGTGGTGGCCTGCGAGAAGGGATTGTCGGCACGCGGCGGTCCGGCCGGGGTCGCCAATGCGGTGAATTCGACGGTGGTCGCCTCGGTCCTGCTGCTCATGCTCGTGAACGTCGCCTTCACCCAGCTGTATCTGCTGCTGTTCCCGAGAGCCGGTCTGTGA
- a CDS encoding MlaD family protein: MRYRRPLLGLSVFLVVATALLWITFDTLDRGVNGSTRTYSAIFSDVSGLRSGDDVRMAGVRVGRVDHVDLDGADRADPDGVRAKVTFRVQADQQLFGTTRASITYQNVVGQRYLGLAPSQVGNPAALPAGAVIPLDHTDPSFDLSGLLNGFEPLFGGLDTAQVNNLTDALVKALQGDNGSLAALVAQTASLAQSLAGPDQVLGAIIANLDTVVSGLSGRSAGLQTVLTQSRTLIDGLSRHRDELTGTLDRVAVLTGQVGAVMDSAEPQLNDLLHRGPGFTAHVNADKDAFAYLGYNLPPMFQGLARVTQEGAYLDIYPCTFDVTLVPALSTVVATIVAAATPSGTVQHSAMCR, encoded by the coding sequence ATGAGATACCGCCGCCCGCTGTTGGGCCTCAGTGTCTTCCTGGTCGTGGCCACGGCCCTGCTGTGGATCACCTTCGACACCCTCGATCGCGGTGTGAACGGTTCCACCCGAACGTATTCCGCCATTTTCAGCGATGTGTCCGGACTGCGTTCCGGCGACGACGTCCGGATGGCGGGGGTCCGCGTCGGCCGGGTCGACCACGTCGACCTGGACGGCGCCGACCGCGCCGATCCGGACGGCGTCCGGGCGAAGGTCACCTTCCGGGTGCAGGCCGATCAGCAGCTGTTCGGCACCACCCGGGCCTCGATCACCTATCAGAACGTGGTGGGCCAGCGCTATCTCGGCCTGGCTCCCTCGCAGGTCGGCAACCCGGCGGCATTGCCCGCGGGCGCGGTCATCCCGCTCGATCACACCGATCCGTCGTTCGATCTGTCGGGCCTGCTGAACGGGTTCGAGCCGCTGTTCGGTGGCCTGGACACCGCGCAGGTCAACAATCTCACCGACGCCCTGGTCAAGGCGTTGCAAGGGGACAACGGCTCCCTCGCCGCGCTCGTCGCCCAAACCGCCTCGCTGGCACAGTCACTGGCCGGACCGGATCAGGTGCTCGGCGCCATCATCGCGAATCTCGACACCGTCGTCTCCGGACTCTCCGGCCGCAGCGCCGGATTGCAGACGGTGCTGACCCAATCACGCACGCTCATCGACGGATTGAGCCGTCACCGGGACGAACTGACCGGCACCCTCGATCGGGTCGCCGTGCTCACCGGACAGGTCGGCGCCGTGATGGACTCCGCCGAACCGCAATTGAACGACCTGCTGCATCGCGGGCCCGGTTTCACCGCGCACGTCAACGCCGACAAGGACGCGTTCGCCTATCTCGGCTACAACCTTCCCCCGATGTTCCAGGGTCTGGCCCGGGTCACCCAGGAAGGGGCCTATCTCGACATCTACCCGTGCACCTTCGACGTGACCCTGGTTCCGGCGTTGTCGACGGTGGTCGCGACCATCGTCGCCGCCGCGACCCCGTCCGGCACGGTTCAACACTCCGCGATGTGTAGGTGA
- a CDS encoding MCE family protein produces the protein MNSHNYFRRTIAVVRRPLDQHRKSSLGVTAMIALVAVLAVVVVINSWGPGDRRYDGEFAQAAGLRAGDPITVAGVPVGTVTGERLDGDRVVVGMRIRDSVHLGRDTRASIKLTTLLGSRYVELRPAGAADLPHQRIPLAQTAVPYDLQQALQDATVTFDQLDTRQLAASLNTAATQLAGLPEVLPDMLRNIQSLANILGQHRDQLNSLLTGTQRLTALVSAQEQTLSAVVGQGRDLLQQIVVRRDAIEKLMAGTTRLVTQLRTLTVDDRPGLDRLLAGLNGFLGSLTAHDDLIRSFLQILPIPVRNFTNATGTANELEVTDTAGPLIDSFMCALSGRAQQLNLPQYFEDCK, from the coding sequence ATGAACTCTCACAACTACTTCCGCCGGACGATAGCCGTCGTCCGCCGTCCCCTGGACCAGCATCGCAAGAGCTCGCTCGGTGTCACGGCCATGATCGCGCTGGTCGCGGTGCTCGCCGTCGTGGTCGTGATCAATTCCTGGGGGCCCGGGGATCGGCGCTACGACGGCGAATTCGCGCAGGCGGCCGGGCTGCGCGCGGGTGATCCGATCACCGTCGCCGGCGTACCGGTCGGCACCGTCACCGGCGAACGCCTCGACGGGGACCGCGTCGTCGTCGGCATGCGGATCCGTGACTCGGTACACCTCGGACGCGACACCCGGGCATCGATCAAGCTGACCACCCTGCTCGGCTCCCGCTACGTCGAATTGCGGCCCGCGGGTGCGGCCGACCTGCCGCACCAGCGAATTCCGCTGGCGCAGACCGCGGTTCCCTACGATCTGCAACAGGCCCTGCAGGACGCCACCGTCACCTTCGACCAACTCGACACCCGGCAACTCGCGGCCTCGCTGAACACCGCGGCCACCCAGCTGGCGGGGCTGCCCGAGGTGCTACCGGACATGCTGCGCAACATCCAGTCGCTGGCGAACATCCTGGGCCAGCATCGGGATCAGCTGAACTCGCTGCTCACCGGCACCCAGCGGTTGACCGCGCTCGTGTCCGCACAGGAGCAGACCCTCTCGGCGGTGGTCGGGCAGGGCCGAGATCTGTTGCAGCAGATCGTTGTTCGCCGCGACGCCATCGAGAAGCTGATGGCGGGCACCACCCGGCTGGTCACGCAGCTGCGTACCCTCACCGTCGACGACCGGCCGGGGCTGGACCGGCTGCTCGCCGGGCTGAACGGCTTCCTCGGCAGCCTCACCGCACACGACGATCTGATCCGCAGCTTCCTGCAGATACTTCCGATTCCGGTGCGCAACTTCACCAATGCCACCGGAACGGCCAACGAACTCGAGGTCACCGACACCGCCGGTCCCCTCATCGACTCGTTCATGTGCGCGCTCAGCGGCCGCGCACAGCAACTGAATCTGCCGCAGTACTTCGAGGACTGCAAATGA
- a CDS encoding MlaD family protein: MLILFDTDGRGPSGRALVLRGVAMLATAALAVGVLLLKSTGTFESTVPVTAVLAQLGDGLPARSDVKFRGALVGTVDGVDPGAHGEPNRVRIALDPSFAETIPRTVTARVVPSNVFAVSSIQLVDNGPAPGLRPHDLIPQDHSLSTVQLQTALTKLREIIAATSRLGSDTTVGVLAAVAQATDRKGATLLDAGRQLDEIVNRLDTLTTPDGGPSTITELTEAVRGLDRAAPDLLDALHHTVVSERTLAEQDAGLVRLLAAGNSTTATVAGGLDRHADELVTANRQMAPVLDVWGAGSPSFSEIVEVITRLSGNFTREFWKRDQNVGLGKFVLELTPHDLYTRADCPRYGALAGASCRTAPESVPTPQLPAALASRTYPAPDPAAAQADPLSAILGGDPAATESLLAQILAATTPPGGPR; this comes from the coding sequence ATGCTGATCCTGTTCGACACCGACGGCCGCGGGCCGTCGGGACGTGCGCTGGTCCTGCGCGGAGTGGCGATGCTGGCCACCGCCGCCCTCGCGGTCGGTGTGCTGCTGCTGAAATCCACCGGCACCTTCGAGTCCACCGTCCCGGTCACCGCGGTACTCGCGCAGCTGGGTGACGGACTGCCCGCCCGCTCCGACGTGAAATTCCGTGGCGCGCTGGTCGGTACGGTCGACGGCGTCGACCCGGGCGCGCACGGCGAACCGAATCGGGTCCGGATCGCGCTGGATCCGTCCTTCGCCGAGACCATTCCACGCACCGTGACGGCGCGGGTGGTGCCCAGCAACGTCTTCGCCGTCTCCTCGATCCAATTGGTCGACAACGGCCCGGCCCCCGGATTGCGGCCGCACGACCTCATCCCCCAGGACCACAGTCTGTCCACCGTGCAGCTGCAGACCGCGCTCACCAAGTTGCGCGAAATCATCGCGGCGACAAGCCGACTCGGCAGCGACACCACCGTCGGCGTGCTGGCGGCCGTCGCGCAGGCCACCGACCGCAAGGGAGCCACCCTGCTCGACGCCGGCCGGCAACTCGACGAGATCGTCAACCGGCTCGACACCCTGACCACCCCCGACGGCGGGCCGTCCACGATCACCGAACTCACCGAGGCGGTGCGCGGACTCGACCGGGCGGCACCGGATCTGCTCGATGCCCTGCACCACACGGTCGTCTCCGAACGCACCCTGGCCGAACAGGACGCCGGCCTGGTTCGGCTGCTGGCGGCGGGCAATTCCACGACCGCCACCGTGGCCGGCGGCCTGGACCGGCACGCCGACGAGCTGGTCACCGCCAACCGGCAGATGGCGCCGGTCCTCGACGTCTGGGGTGCGGGCAGTCCCTCGTTCAGTGAGATCGTCGAGGTGATCACGCGCCTGTCCGGCAACTTCACCCGGGAGTTCTGGAAGCGGGACCAGAACGTGGGCCTGGGTAAATTCGTCCTGGAGCTCACTCCGCACGATCTGTACACCCGCGCGGACTGCCCCCGCTACGGCGCGCTGGCCGGAGCCAGTTGCCGCACCGCACCGGAATCGGTACCGACCCCGCAGCTTCCGGCCGCACTCGCGTCGCGCACCTATCCGGCGCCCGATCCGGCTGCGGCGCAAGCCGATCCGCTGAGCGCCATCCTCGGCGGCGATCCGGCCGCGACCGAATCGCTGCTCGCACAGATCCTCGCCGCCACCACGCCGCCGGGAGGACCCCGATGA
- a CDS encoding TetR/AcrR family transcriptional regulator produces MESKRRIGSADAKNRSVLLDAAERLMLEEGYAAVSSRSVARAAGLKYQLVYYYFRTMDDLFLAVFRRRATDGLRRQADILKAANPLRALWEFDLEAASTGALTMEFVALANHREVIREALADYSRRFREAEIEIVRTIMAQHPVDLGGVPAEVMAFVMAGVSRTIALEATLGMTVAHPETLSFVRDLLARFGELPPEMAVGD; encoded by the coding sequence ATGGAATCGAAGCGGCGGATCGGTTCGGCCGACGCGAAGAATCGGAGCGTCCTGCTGGACGCCGCCGAGCGGCTGATGCTGGAAGAGGGCTACGCCGCGGTCAGTTCGCGGAGTGTGGCGCGCGCGGCGGGCCTGAAGTACCAGCTGGTCTACTACTACTTCCGCACGATGGACGACCTGTTCCTCGCCGTGTTCCGGCGGCGCGCGACGGACGGCCTGCGGCGGCAGGCGGACATCCTGAAGGCCGCGAATCCCTTGCGCGCCCTGTGGGAATTCGATCTGGAGGCGGCGTCCACCGGCGCGCTCACCATGGAATTCGTGGCACTGGCCAACCATCGCGAGGTGATCCGGGAGGCCCTGGCCGACTACTCGCGCCGGTTCCGGGAGGCCGAGATCGAGATCGTGCGCACGATCATGGCGCAGCATCCGGTCGATCTCGGCGGCGTGCCGGCCGAGGTGATGGCCTTCGTGATGGCGGGAGTGTCGCGGACGATCGCGCTCGAGGCCACCCTGGGCATGACCGTCGCGCACCCGGAAACCCTGTCGTTCGTGCGCGACCTGCTCGCGCGTTTCGGCGAGTTACCACCGGAAATGGCTGTGGGCGACTGA